The DNA region TCCTCACCTTCCCCATGTTCGTCTACGTCCTGGGCGTCTCCTCCTTCACCACCGTGGGTACGGACATCCTGCAGATCATCTTCACCGCTGGCTTCGCGTCCATCACCCAGTACGCCATTTACGGCTTCATCTTCTACACCCTGGCCATGGGCATGCTGCTGGGCTCCCTGGTGGGCATCCAGATCGGCGCGCTGGCCACAAAGCTGGTCAAGGGCATCTACATCCGCGGCTTCTACGCCATCGCCATCATGGCGGGCTTCGTGAACCGGCTGTTCGCCCTGCCCTCCAAGCTCGTGGATCTGGAGTACATCAGCATGTCCAAGTCCACGGCGGCGGTCATCACCCAGGTCGGCAACGTCACGTTCTTTATCGTGGTGGGGCTCTTCGCCATCTGGGTGTTCAGCGTGTTCTTCCGTAACATCTCCAAGCTCCGTGCGGAGGCCTGATCATGCTTATCAAGAACAAGAAGAAGTTCGCCTTCGGTTTGACTATGACCCTCTCGTTCGCGGCAATACTGGTCATCATGTTCATGCCGCTCTTTGGAGGCACCAACGCCTTCCACGCCGCGGACGGATTGTTCAACTCCATCTCCAAGGCGTCGGCCAGCCACTTTGCCGTGGTTCGCACCAGCCTTGCCGGCTTCGAGACCAAGTCTGCGGATCAGGAGCTCAAGCTCTCGGAAGGCGTGGGCAAAAACGTCGCCACCATCATCAATGCGACGGGCCAGGAAGCCACCTATGCTGACGGCATCCTCACCGTGCGCGGCGAGATCAACCCCCTGCTCGACCGCATGCTGAGCGACTCTGAGGCCATGTTCGCCAACAACGGCGAGGTCCTTCAGAACGCATACGGCATCGAGCCCAAGGCCGCTCTGTATGCGTGGTGGATGTACGCCTCCACCGCGTCGAAGAAGTTCCTGCTGCAGAAGCGCTTTGACACCTCGAAGATCATCGACGAGGTGAAGACGAAGGCTGTGGAAGTGTCGTACAACTACTACGGCGTGAACCCCACGCCGGCCACCGAGCGCGTCGCCATCCTGGCTTTCGCCCTGATCTTCTACGTGATCTATACGGTGTGGTACGGCTTTGCCATCTTCGAGCTCTTCGAGGGCATCGGCCTGACCATGACAAAGTCCGCCAAGAAGGAAACCTAAGCCCTGAATTGCTCTGAATTGTGCGAGCCCTGAACTCTATGACCAACTTGTTCGTCCCGTTCCTTTCCTGGATGCGCGCCCGGAAGCAGCATCAAGAACCCCTTGGAGAAAAGGAGCTGGAAGCGTTGCGTCAAAGGTTCAGGGCTCGCCATCACAACTTCAAGCTGCTGCTCTCGGGCAACAATGAGGCCCTGGAGCACATCGGCCGCCTGGAGGACCTCGCACGAGGCGTGCGTCCTTTCGGCGGCCAGGCCGTTCGGGCGGCCGCCGCACGCATCACCACCCTGGCCTACCGCTCCATCAAACATCTCGAAGCCATCACGGGCGAGCGCCAGACCACGCTGCGGGAGCGCTTCGACGCCATCCGGGGCGAGGTAGACGCCATCCTTGCGCCGCACCACGCCAAGGACAACGTTCTGCCCGGTCCGCGCATCCTGACCATGGACGCCGTGACCAAGCAGGATGTGGACCAGGTGGGGCCGAAGATGGCCCGCCTGGGCGAGGCCAGGAACGTGCTGGGCATGCAGGTGCCGGACGGCTTCGTCATCACGGCAGCGGCATGCGAGGAGTTCATGGCCGCCTCCGGCCTGCGCGAGGAAATCAACCGCCGCATGCAGGCCAAGAGCGACGAGCTCACCTCCCGCATGACCCTGGCCCTGGAGCTGCAGGCCCTGGTGCTGGAATCACCCCTGCCCCCCGCGCTGGAGACCGCCATATGCGAGGCGTGCGAGGGCCTGGCCCAACGCCTCGGCGCCGCGCCGCGGCTCGTGGTCCGCTCCAGCGCCCTGGGCGAGGACCAGACCGGCGCATCCTTTGCCGGGCAGCACCGCTCCGCCGTCAATGTGAGCGTGGACTCCCTGACCCGCGTCTACAAGGAGGTCGTGGCCTCCACCTACAGCCTGGAGGCCATCAGCTACCGTCTGACCAAGGGCATCCCCGAGGAGAGCGCCGTGATGTGCGTAGGCGTTCTGCAGATGGTGGAGCCCGAGGCCGGCGGCGTGGCCTACTCCCGCGATCCCCTGGGCGTGCGCGCCGACTCCGCGCTCGTCTACTCCGTCTTTGGCCTGCCCAAGCAGATCGTGGACGGCGCGGACGCCGCGGACTTCATCGCCCTGGACCGCGAGAGCGGCGACGTGCTGGAGCACGACATCGCGGCCAAGCACCAGCGCACCGTCTGCTTCGAGGACGAGGGGGTCTGCCGCGAGGAGCTGGATCCCTCCCTGGCAAGCCGCTCCTCCATCGACCTGGCCACGGCCAAACAAATTTTCGATCTGGTCATGCGGCTGGAGCGCCACTTCGGCGAGCCGCAGGATATGGAATGGGCCGGAACCGATGACGGCGCCATCGTTGTGCTGCAGTCGCGCCCCTTGCCGGCGGCCATTGACCGCGAGGTCTCCGCCTTCGAGCTGGAGCTGCCTCTGCCGGACTCCCGCCGGGAGCTGCAGCCCTTATCAGAGTCCGAACCGCACAGGGAGCTGGGCCGCGGCATCGCCGCCAGCCCTGGTGTGGCGGCCGGCCCGGTGCATCGCATCGAGCGCGAGGCCGACATGCTCACCATGCCTGCCGGCGCCGTGATCGTGGTCAAGCGGCCACTGCCGCGTTTCGCCCCCGCCCTGGCCGAGGCGTCGGCCATCGTAGCAGAGGAAGGCGGCGCGGCCGGGCACCTGGCCAGCGTGGCCCGCGAGCTGGACAAGCCCGCACTCTTCGGCATGGTGGACGCCATGCGCCGGCTCACGCCCGGCGATGAGGTCACCGTGGACGCCGACTCCATGGTGCTGCTGGACGGCCGCGTGGAGGAACGCCTGACCCGCACGGCGCCCCGCACGAACCTCATGCGCGGCTCGGCCGTGCACACCATGCTCCTTGCCGTGATGCCGCACATCGTCCGGCTCACCCTGCTCGACCCGCAGTCCGACGCATTTGCCGCACGCAACTGCCAGACAATGCACGATATTTTCCGATTCTGCCACGAGCGCGCCCTGCTCGCCATGTTCGATTTCGGCGAGGACACGCCCTTTCCCGAGCGCGCGGCCCGGCTCCTGGCCGGTGGCAAGAGCTCCCAGTTCAAGGTCATCGACCTGGGCGACTCCTTCCACGACAAGACCCACAACAACACGGTCCGCGTGGAGGACATCGACTCCCTGCCCTTCCAGGCGTTCTGGCGCGGCATGACCGCCGTGCCCTGGGCCGGCCCGCCGGCCGTAGAGACGAAGGGCCTTGCCTCCATCTTCCACGAGGCTCTGCTCAACACGAACCTTGAGCCATCCATGCCCTCGGCCTACGCCGTGCAGAACTACTTCATGGTGGCCAGGGACTTCATGAGCGCCCAGTCGCGTTTCGGCTTCCACTTCGCCACGGTAGAGGCACTGGTGGGCGAGCGCACGCGCGAGAACTACATCAGCTTCCGTTTTGCCGGCGGCGCGGCCGATCAGCACAGGCGGGAGTCCCGCGCGGCTCTCGTGGCCTCGCTGTTGGACGATCTCGGCTTCGACACCGTACGCAACTTCGACGCCGTCCGTGCGCGCATGGACAACCGCCGGGCCGAGACCATGGTCTCGCGTCTCGCGGCCCTCGGCTTCCTCACCATGCATACCCGCCAGCTCGACATGGTGATGGGCTCTGACGGCGCGGTGGAATCCTATCGCCAGTCGCTTTCCAGCCACCTGGCCGAGATCGCCTCCTGAACGATCCACTCCCTTGACGAGGTGTAAAAAATGCTGACAGGGCTGCCCCTGCCAGACGCCTTTCTCCGCCACATAACCCACTGCCCGCACACGCTTTTCATTTAGTCTGATCTTGGCATCCTTCTCGCTCTTTCCTTGTTGGAACCAGCAAGAAGGAATGCGATGACCCGGCACCATATTCAACCATCCCGACGCGCAACCACAGGCGAGACCGGCTCTGGCCTGGGCTGGTGGCTCGTGGCCGCGGCGCTCATCCTGTTCCTGGCCGCCGTCCTCGTGCCGGCGTGGCTCGGCGCCAACGCCCTGAACGCGCAGAACAGGGCATACGCCGAGCGCGACCTGCGCACCGAGGCCGACCTGCTGGCCAACCGCGTGGACGTACAGCTTTTCCAACTCCTGGGCGAGCTGAAGTCCGCCGCGCTGCACGGCTGGGAGGACTCCGCTGTCACACGGTCGGCGGTTCTGCGCTCCACCGCCCTGGTTGCGGCAAACGAAGCGCCTGCCGACCCGGCCCAGGCCCAGGCCGTGCGCCAGGCGCGCGCCGCCGGATGGAGCCTGCTCGTGGACGGCCGCGCACAACCCGCCGCGCTGGTGCTGGCCGCCTCGGACCATCCGGACCGGCCCAGCCGCATTGCCGTGGCCGTGGTCGCACCGAAAGATCTGATGGCCGCCGTGCCCCGGCGGGAGCCCCTGGCCTCTCTGGCACTGCTGGATCGCGCCCACCATCCCCTGCTCACGGCGAGCGATCCCGCCATATGGAATGATATTTCCGCCTCCGGCGGACCCGCCCGCGTCGACGGCATGCTCCGCACTGTCCGGCCTGTTCCTGAGTTTCCGCTATACATCGGCCTGGCTCGGCCGATGCCCGGATACTGGGCCGTGCTCATGCAAGACGGTAGCGCTCTTGCCGTCGGCGCGGCCACCTGCCTGCTCCTGGCCGGAGCGGGCGTGATCCTGCTCACCGCCCTGGTGCGACGGCGCTTCATGGAGGCAGAGCAGAAGCGCACCCTGGCCTTCCAGGAGATGGAGCATGTACAGAAGCTCTCCTCCATCGGCCGCCTTGCCGCCGGCGTGGCCCACGAGATCAACAACCCGCTGGCAATCATCGCCGAAAAGGCCGGCCTGATGAAGGACCTGGCCTGCGCGGCCCAGGACATGCCCAAGGCGCAGCGCTTCATCACGATGACAGACTCCATCCTCCAGGCCGTGACCCGCTGCCGGGCCGTGACCCACCGGCTTTTGGGATTCGCCCGGCGCATGGAGGTGCGGCCCATGGAGCTGGACCTCAACGACGTGCTCCGCGAGACCCTGGGCTTTCTGGAACGCGACGCCCTGTTCCGCAACATCACGCTGGATCTGCAGCTCGATCCGGAACTGCCAGGCATCGAAAGCGACCGCGGCCAGCTCCAGCAGATATTCCTCAACCTCCTGAACAACGCCATGGCCGCCGTGCCGGACAAGGGCCGCATCCGCGTGGCCACCCGGCGTGAGCAGAGCGGCGTGGCCGTGGAGATCGAGGACAACGGCATGGGCATGTCCCGCGAGACACTGGCGCACATCTTCGAACCATTTTTCTCCACCAAGGGCGAGCACGGCACCGGCCTCGGGCTGTCCATCACCTACGGCATCGTGGACAAGCTGGGCGGCTCCATCGAGGTGGCCAGCGCCGAGGGCGAGGGCAGCATGTTCACCATCCATCTGCCCCTGCGCGCAGCCATTGCCGAGCAGCCGGCGGCCGCAGTCGAACTGAATCCACAGCCCGCCCACGGCGGAACCAAGTGAGAAATGACATGCAGATTGGCGACCTGGAAAGCATGGCCATCGGTCGGGCCCTGGCGGCACAGAGCCACGAGCTGAAGAACGTGCTCGCCATCGTGGGCGAGGCGGCTGGGCTCATGGAGGACCTTCTGGAGCTGTATCGCACACAGCGGCCCGAAGGCGCCATACCGGCGGAGATGGCCGCACGCATGGACAAAGCCCTGGGCTCGATCACAGCCCAGGTGGAGCGAGGCCACCGCATGACCACGGATCTGAACATGCTGGCGCACATGCCTGACCGGAGGCTGGAGCACACGCTGCCGGACGTGGACCTGGGACAAATCACGGCCCTGGCCTGCCGCTTTCTGGAGCGTTCCGCCCGGCGCTGCCAGGTGACGCTGGTGCCGCCGCCGTGCGTGGGCGTCACCGTGCCGGCCGATCCGCAGCGCTGCATGGCCGCCTGCATGGTGCTGCTGGAGTGGCTGTACCTGCCGCTCGAACCCGGCGGTGTTATCGCGCCGCAGCCCGTCGCGCTGGACCCGGCCCTGGATATCGACGCCATGGCGGACTTGGGGAGCATGCCCGAAGGCACGGCGCGGCTTCTGGGAGCTGCCGGCCTGTCCCTGGAACCTTGCGGCGGCCGTCTGCGCCTCACCCTGAAGGGAGTTTCCAATGACCAACGCCATACGCGTGTTGCTTGTGGATGACGAATCCGAGTTCGTGGAGACCCTGGCCGAACGACTGGAGATCCGCGGCTTCGAACCCGCCGTGGCCCTGAACGGGACCGCCGCCCTGGAGCGCCTGGACGAGATCAGGCCCCAGGTCATGGTGCTGGACCTGAAAATGCCCGGCATGAGCGGTCTGGAGGTGCTGCGCGAGACCCTGCGCAAGATGCCGGAGCTACCGGTGATCATGCTCACGGGCCACGGCTCCGAGCAGGAGCGCGACGAGGCCTTGGCCAGCGGCGCCGCCACCTATCTGCAAAAGCCCATAGACATCGAGACCCTCTCGAAGTTGCTCACGGAAACAGCTTCGGCCGGCGCGGTGCCGGGCGAAGAGGCGTAACCTACAAGCCGGCTGCGGCCGACATACCTGCGGAGGACAACCCATGGCCAAGCAACTCACCATCCTGTTGGTTGATGACGAGCAGAGCTTCCTGGACAACCTGAACGAGCGCATGAAGCTGAAGGGCTTCAACACCGTGCTGGCCAGCAGCGGCGAACACGCTCTGGAGCTGGCCAAGGAGCACGCCATTGACGCCGCCATCGTGGACCTGAAGATGCCGGGCATGGACGGCCTGGTGTGCATCGCCAAGCTCAAGGAGATCCACCGGGGCCTGAAGACCGTGCTGTTGACCGGCTACGGCGACGCCAAGGTCAAGGAAGCCACGGAAGGGCTGGAGTCAGTATATTTCGAAAAGGGCGAGATGGGTCGCTTCTGGGACTTCATCAAGTCCCTGCCGGCCAAGATGGAAAGCACCATGGCCAGCGCCGGCTACGCCGAAGAAGGCGACGCCGAGGGCGCCATGAAGGCCTTCGATCAGGACCAGCAACAGCAGTAGTAGGTCTCCGACTACGCCCACCCGGAGGGGGCCCCGGCCCCCTCCGGCACAATCTCGGACGCACCCATGCATCATGGCACAACTCCGGCGGTTCCCCCTCCCTGCGCGCTCATCATCGCCGAGCGAACACGGAATGTTCGTCAACTGCTCCATCGCGAGCTCAGCCGTGACGGGTACACCACAGCGTGTTTCGCCAACGGTCCGGACCTGTGCCAGGAGCTGGAGACGAGCCACGCCCCGCGCGTCATCCTGCTGGACCCCGATCTCCCCGGCCTGGCGGACGACGGCGTGCTGAAACGACTGCGCCAGGCCGCGCAGGGCTCCATCCTGCTGGTGCACAGCTTCGGTGCCCAGACCTTTGCGCCGCTGGCCGACATGCCCCAGACCCCTGTGAAACGCACTGGCGACATCGAGGCGTTGCGCGCCGCCCTCAAGGACGCATTGAGCACGTCTGCGTCCAAAGCAACGTAGCTTCTCCCTCCGCGGCTTCCTGCCGCCCCCGGCCAACACCACGACCTGGTACAGGCCGCCGTATTACATATTACAATATCCACTTGATTCAGCAGCGGAAGCGTGTTTTCTCTATGGTTGCGGGCGTGACGCCGCGGCTCCATCGATGCACAGGGGCGACAGCGGCACGCAAACGGAACCGGTTCAGCAGCAAAACGGCGCCACCCACTGGTGTATTGCGTCTGGCGCCCGCACAATACAATCCATTGACGACCATACCGTGGAGGATGGCATGGCGCGCCTGCGTTCGACAACGCCTGTTCAGCTGTTCCGGATTCTCTGTCTGTGCTGCATCGCCCTCGCTCTGACCGGGGCTTCGCTCTCGTACGCGGCGTCCAAGAAGAAGAGCCCGCCTCCCGCGCCGGTGATCACGGACACCATGACCCCGGCCGAGGTGGACAAGGCCCTGGCGGATATGGACGACGAGCAGGCGCGCACCCTGCTCCACAAGCGTCTGACGGAGCAGGCCCGGGAGCGCGAGACGCAGTCGGCAACCAAAACGCGCACAAGCCTGCTCATGGATGCGAGCACCAGCGTCCGCGAACGGCTGCTCGCCCTCAAGGCCAGCCACGGCCGCATCCTCGACGAGCTGGGCCTCGCACTCCGCACCATGGCCAAAGGCGAGGGGACCGGCGCGCTCCTGTACGCCTGTCTGATCGCATTGCTCATCGTCTTCGTTGCCTGGGCGCTGGAAACAGCGTTCCGCCGCAGGGTCTCCGGGCTGCGGAACCGCACCCGCGACGGGGACGAAGCCCCGCTCAAAAGCAGAACCCTGGCCGTCGATCTCTTCATTGCCGTGTCGGGCCTGCTGCTCTACGGCGCCGTGGTCCTCGCGCTGTTCTCCGCGTTTTTCGGCAAGGAGACCCCGGGCTACGTGGCGGCCGCGCACATCCTGCTGTTCTTCCTGGTCTACCGGCCGGTCCAGGTGGTCACACGGCTGCTCCTGCGGCCCAAAACGCCCGATCTGCGGCCCATCCCGGTAAGCAATACAGCCGCCGCCAACCTGAGCAACGTCATCGACACGATCATGCTGTTGTCCCTGGGCGGCAAGTTCATCCTCGACGCGTTCCAGGCCGTGGACACGCCGGAATCGGCCGTCATAGCCCTGCAGCTGGCCATTGCCTGCGTGCTGCTCCTGTTCATGTGCGTGGCCATCTTTTTCTATCGGGAGGACGTGGCCAAGGCCATTGCCGAACGGCCGGACTCGCAGGGGCTGTCCGCCAGGTACAGAAGCCAGTTCGCATCCCGCTGGCACATCTTCGCGCTCCTCTACATCAGCCTCGTGGCGGTTCTCTACGTGGCGGTTCTGCTCATCAACGGGCCGGACGGTCCGCAGGGCATGTTCCTCATGAGCCTCGGCGTCATCCCGTTCTACTCCTTCCTGGACTGGATCGCCCGGCGCATCCTGGACGGCGTGTTCGGCATCCTGGTGGCCAGGCCGCCCAAGCCTATCTCCATGGTCCGGGGGGACATGGAAGACGGCGGCGCAGGCCACTCGGTTCCTGCCGAAGGCGAGGGAGCGCAGGCCGAGAGCGAGGAACCCCCAGCCATATCGGTGGAGCAGCCCCGGCCGAGCTCCCACCCATACTACGATGCCACGCGGCGCATCACTCGGCTGTTGCTCATCGGCTTTGTGCTGCTCGTCCTGCTGTGGGCGTGGCACGTGCCGGTGCCGCGCGCCGGCCTGATCATCGAGTCCGGAATCAACATCCTCGTCATCCTGTTCCTGGCCGTGGGCCTGTGGTCGCTCATCAAACGCGCCATAGAGCGCAAGCTGCGCGACGGACCGGAGGAAGGCGCATCAAGCCCCCGACTGCGAACGCTGCTGCCGCTCTTCCAGAAGGTGCTCGGCGTGTTCTTCCTGGTCACGGCCGCGCTCATGGTCATCTCGCAGTTCGGGGTCAACATCGGCCCGCTGCTGGCCGGCGCCGGCGTGTTCGGCCTGGCCATCGGCCTGGGCAGCCAGACCCTGGTGAAGGACGTGGTGGCCGGCGTCTTCTTCCTCATGGACGACGCCTTCCGCGTGGGCGACTACGTGCAGATGGGCAAGACCGAAGGCTACGTGGTCAAGATGTCCGTGCGGACCATCCTGCTGGAGCACTACCTGGGCTACGTGCTGATCATCCCCTACGGCGACATCAAAAACGTCGTCAACTTCTCGCGCAACCCCATCTCCATCAAGATCAAGTTCCCCATGCCGCTGGAGACGGACCCCAAGGTGTTCAAGAAGATCGTGCGCAAGATCAACGAGCAGCTGATGAACGACGAGGAGTTCAAGGACGATCTCGTGCAGCCCATCAAGTCCCAGGGCGTCAAAAAAATCCAGGACTCCACCATGATCTTCGGCGTGAAGTTCATGGCCAAACCCGGCACGCAGTTCTCCATCCGCAAGGAAGTGTACGCCCGGCTCTATAAAGAGCTGAAAAAGGCCGGCCTGACTTTTGCCGCACCCGGCGTGACCGTCTATACGGCCAACCTGGCCGCCGAGGACGCCGAAGCAGCCAGGCAAGGCGCAGCAGCAGCCGCGGCGCAGCAGCGCAAAAAGGCCGAAGACGCAGACGAGGAGTAGGCACGGCCAAGCAGTCCGGGGGACTCTGTCCCCCATACCCCCTGCCAGGGGAATTCAATTCCCCTGGACCCCAGAACGAAGTCTTATGGATCCAGATATGAGTCCAGGGAGCTTAGCTCCCTGGTGGGAGCCCGAGGGCAAAGCCCTCGGTATGACACCTGTACCGGCGCAGTTTGCAACCGGCGCAGGAATCTGTATTCTCGACCGCCGGCAGGGGCGTTATGGGTAGCGCTCATGTCCTGGCATTGTTCAGTCTGCAACAGACGCCGCCCGGCGGCGAATCCCTGAGAATATATCGAACGAGGACGTTGACGTTGTGATGAACGAGATGTCGCATGGTCCCGGCGATCGGTCGCGAGCGGACGCAATCCAGGCGTTGGCCGGTGTCCGCGGCGTGCTGTTCGACCTGGACGGCGTGTTGTACCGCTGGGAGCAGGCGATTCCCGGCGCGTGTGAGTTCGTGAAGTTCCTCGCCGATGCGGGCATTCCCTATGCGGCGCTGAGCAACAACTCCCAGACCGGTCCGGAGAACCTGCGCGACCGGCTTGCCCGTCTGGGCATGCATTTTCCGCTGGAGCGCATCATCACCTCGGCCACGGCCGCGGCGTCCTACGTGGCCAAGCTCTGGCCCGGCAGCCGGGTGCACGTGGTGGGCAGCAGCTACATGCACCAGGCCATGGCCAACGTGGACGTGCAGTGTGTGGGGCCGGATGCGGAGAAGGCGGACGTGGTCGCCCTGGGTATGAGCATGGACCTGACCATGGTGCAGCTTGCCGAGGCCGTGCGGATGTTGCGCGACGGCGCGGAGCTTGTGGCCACGAACCCGGACGCCATGCTTCCCGTGCCTGGCGGGTTCCAACCGGAGTGCGGCGCCGTGGCCGCCCTGCTGGAGATGGCCGGCGGTCGCACGGCCCGTTTCGTGGGCAAGCCCAATCCGGAGTTCTTCACGCAGGGTCTGGCCGCCATCGGCCGGTCGGCCGGCGAGACCCTGATGATCGGGGACACACTGGAGGTGGACATCCTCGGCGCAACCCAGTCCGGGCTGTGCTCCGCCTTTGTGGCCACGGGCAACCCCATCGAGGGCGAGCCGGACATCGAGCCAACGGTTTTTGTGGACGACCTTTTCGAGCTCAGGCGGCTCCTGCAGGCGGGCCGGACCGGCTAGCCGCCTAGTCCCTGGCGAGTCCATCTGACCGCATACGAATTGCGCCGCCACGCAACCTGGGATAACGAGAGGCCATGCAGAAAATCCGCGACTTCATCCTGGGCTTCAAGAGCTTCCAGGACCAGTACTTTTGCCGTGAGGGCTCGCCCTTTTCGGAGCTGCGCGAGGGCCAGTCACCGTCCACCCTGGTGGTGGCCTGCTGCGACTCGCGCACGGACCCGTCCCTGATCATGCAGTGCGAGCCGGGCGACATCTTCGTGGTCCGCAACATCGCCAACATCGTGCCCCCTTACGAGCCGGACGCCGGCTACCACGGTGTTTCCGCCGCGCTGGAGTACGCAGTGCTCTCGCTCAAGGTGGCGGACATCATCATCCTGGGCCACAGCTCCTGCGGCGGCATCAAATCGCTGTTGGAGGACTCGGCCCGCGGCGGGGAGTTCGTGGGCAAGTGGACTTCCATCCTGGACCCGGCGCGCAGCCAGGTGATGGAGAGCTTCGAGTGCACGGACGAGCGGGCGGCCAAGGCGCTGGAGATGGCCGGCATTCTGACCTCCATGGGCAACCTCCTGACCTTCCCCTGGCTGGCGGAACGCGTGGCCGACGGCTCGCTGACCATCCACGGCTGGTACTTCGACATGGCGTGCGGCCAGCTCTTCAGCTACCTGCCACAGACGCGCAGCTTCGAGCCCCTGGCGCCCAGATGCCCGGCCAGGGACAAGGAGTAGGCGCGGCCCGCGCACGTCACATCTGAAATCACCCCTGGCGAATCAGGCCAGCCCGCACTTCTTGAGCATGCGGTAGAACTGCGCCCTGGAGATGTCCGCGATCTCCATGGCCAGATGCTTGTCGTAGCTGGTGTAGACCAGCAGATTGGAGAAGTACTGGTACTCGATGTCGCCCAGCTCCTTCTCGCGATAGCTCCGCCAGGAGGGCGGCCGCTTGGAGCCTTCCTCTTTTTCAGCCGTCTTTTCCGTGTCCACGGAGTGGATGCGCACGTGGGCTGGCAGGTGGATGGGGAAGAGGACCTCGCTCTCCGTGGCCAGCGCCAGGGCCGTGCCCATCACGTTGCGCAGCTCGCGCACGTTGCCCGGCCAGTCATACGCCTCCAGCGTCTTCAGAAACTCCTCGGAACACTCCTTGGCCCTGTTGGGGTGCTGCTGCGACCACTCCCTGGCAAAGCTCTGCGCCAGCAGCCGGATGTCCTCCCCCCGTGTTCTGAGGGGCGGCAGGTCGATGGCCATGGCCTTGATACGGTAGAGCAGGTCCTTGCGAAAGACGCCCTCCTCCACCATGGCCTCCAGGTTCCGGTTCGTCGCGGCGACCAGCCGGAAGTCCACGTCCCGCTCCGAGGCGGCTCCCACCGGGCGGTAGCGCTTCACGTGCAGCAGGCGCAGAAACTTCTGCTGCACATGGTGGGGCAGCTCACCAACCTCGTCCAGAAAGAGCGTGCCGCCGTGCGCCATGTACACCAGGCCGTCCTTGGCCATGTCCGCGCCGGTAAAGGCGCCTTTGGCATGGCCGAAGAGTTCGCTCTCCATCAGGCTGGACGGCAGCGAGGCGCAGTCCACCACGATGAAGGGCTTGTCGCCGCGCAGGCTGTTGGCATGCAGCGCCCGGGACATGAGCTCCTTGCCCGTCCCTGTCTCGCCGGTGATGAGCACGGGCAGGTCCGTGGGCGCGGCCTTGGCGGCCAGGTCCAGGGCGCGGATGAGGCCGGGGTCCTTGCCGACGATGCCGCCGCGGTCAAAGGTGGCGGTCTGGCGGTACTGCGCCTCGGAGCGCTTCTTCCTGCGGTAGTCCACGGCGCGCATCAGAGAAAGCCGGATGCCGCCCAGGGATGCGCCCTTGGTGATGTAGTCCCAGGCCTGGTGCTCCAGGGCGAGACGCGCCGCCTCCTCGCTCGATTTGCCGGTAATGATGATGATCTCCGGACTGGACGAGCTTGCCTTCAACGTCTGGATGGCGTCGAGACCGCTGCCGTCCGGCAGCATCACATCGAGCAGCACGATGTCGATGGAGTCCGGCGCGTTGGTCAGGTGCACGCCCTCCTCCAGCCTGGACGCGGTGAACGCCAGGAACCCCAGCTCCTCCACGAGGTCACAGAGCGTCTCGCTCCACGCCGGTTCGTCGTCGATGATAAGAACGCGGATCATGGTTATTGGCCTGTGTCGTTGTGCAGCAGATTAATGATGGCTTGCTCCAGCCCCTTGACCGTGAACGGCTTCAGCAGCAGCCCCAGGCCGAGCTCGCTCAGCCTGGCCTCCGTGACATGCTGGCTGTACCCCGTGCACAACAGAATCGGGGTGTTGATGTTTCGGGCGCGGACGCATTCGGCAAAATCAAGGCCGCTCATGCCCGGCATGGTCTGGTCCGTGAGCACCAGGCCGTACCGCTCCGGGTCCTCGATCAGCGTGCCCAGCGCCTCCAGACCGTTGCCGGCCTCATCCACCTCGTAGCCGATGCGCTCCAGCGCCTGAAGTACGGAGCTTCTGTACTCGGCGTCGTCATCCACAAACAGGATACGTCCGTTGGCCATGGAAACCG from Oceanidesulfovibrio marinus includes:
- a CDS encoding carbonic anhydrase, with translation MQKIRDFILGFKSFQDQYFCREGSPFSELREGQSPSTLVVACCDSRTDPSLIMQCEPGDIFVVRNIANIVPPYEPDAGYHGVSAALEYAVLSLKVADIIILGHSSCGGIKSLLEDSARGGEFVGKWTSILDPARSQVMESFECTDERAAKALEMAGILTSMGNLLTFPWLAERVADGSLTIHGWYFDMACGQLFSYLPQTRSFEPLAPRCPARDKE
- a CDS encoding HAD-IIA family hydrolase, encoding MNEMSHGPGDRSRADAIQALAGVRGVLFDLDGVLYRWEQAIPGACEFVKFLADAGIPYAALSNNSQTGPENLRDRLARLGMHFPLERIITSATAAASYVAKLWPGSRVHVVGSSYMHQAMANVDVQCVGPDAEKADVVALGMSMDLTMVQLAEAVRMLRDGAELVATNPDAMLPVPGGFQPECGAVAALLEMAGGRTARFVGKPNPEFFTQGLAAIGRSAGETLMIGDTLEVDILGATQSGLCSAFVATGNPIEGEPDIEPTVFVDDLFELRRLLQAGRTG
- a CDS encoding response regulator encodes the protein MHHGTTPAVPPPCALIIAERTRNVRQLLHRELSRDGYTTACFANGPDLCQELETSHAPRVILLDPDLPGLADDGVLKRLRQAAQGSILLVHSFGAQTFAPLADMPQTPVKRTGDIEALRAALKDALSTSASKAT
- a CDS encoding mechanosensitive ion channel family protein; amino-acid sequence: MARLRSTTPVQLFRILCLCCIALALTGASLSYAASKKKSPPPAPVITDTMTPAEVDKALADMDDEQARTLLHKRLTEQARERETQSATKTRTSLLMDASTSVRERLLALKASHGRILDELGLALRTMAKGEGTGALLYACLIALLIVFVAWALETAFRRRVSGLRNRTRDGDEAPLKSRTLAVDLFIAVSGLLLYGAVVLALFSAFFGKETPGYVAAAHILLFFLVYRPVQVVTRLLLRPKTPDLRPIPVSNTAAANLSNVIDTIMLLSLGGKFILDAFQAVDTPESAVIALQLAIACVLLLFMCVAIFFYREDVAKAIAERPDSQGLSARYRSQFASRWHIFALLYISLVAVLYVAVLLINGPDGPQGMFLMSLGVIPFYSFLDWIARRILDGVFGILVARPPKPISMVRGDMEDGGAGHSVPAEGEGAQAESEEPPAISVEQPRPSSHPYYDATRRITRLLLIGFVLLVLLWAWHVPVPRAGLIIESGINILVILFLAVGLWSLIKRAIERKLRDGPEEGASSPRLRTLLPLFQKVLGVFFLVTAALMVISQFGVNIGPLLAGAGVFGLAIGLGSQTLVKDVVAGVFFLMDDAFRVGDYVQMGKTEGYVVKMSVRTILLEHYLGYVLIIPYGDIKNVVNFSRNPISIKIKFPMPLETDPKVFKKIVRKINEQLMNDEEFKDDLVQPIKSQGVKKIQDSTMIFGVKFMAKPGTQFSIRKEVYARLYKELKKAGLTFAAPGVTVYTANLAAEDAEAARQGAAAAAAQQRKKAEDADEE
- a CDS encoding sigma-54-dependent transcriptional regulator translates to MIRVLIIDDEPAWSETLCDLVEELGFLAFTASRLEEGVHLTNAPDSIDIVLLDVMLPDGSGLDAIQTLKASSSSPEIIIITGKSSEEAARLALEHQAWDYITKGASLGGIRLSLMRAVDYRRKKRSEAQYRQTATFDRGGIVGKDPGLIRALDLAAKAAPTDLPVLITGETGTGKELMSRALHANSLRGDKPFIVVDCASLPSSLMESELFGHAKGAFTGADMAKDGLVYMAHGGTLFLDEVGELPHHVQQKFLRLLHVKRYRPVGAASERDVDFRLVAATNRNLEAMVEEGVFRKDLLYRIKAMAIDLPPLRTRGEDIRLLAQSFAREWSQQHPNRAKECSEEFLKTLEAYDWPGNVRELRNVMGTALALATESEVLFPIHLPAHVRIHSVDTEKTAEKEEGSKRPPSWRSYREKELGDIEYQYFSNLLVYTSYDKHLAMEIADISRAQFYRMLKKCGLA